In Ailuropoda melanoleuca isolate Jingjing chromosome 7, ASM200744v2, whole genome shotgun sequence, one genomic interval encodes:
- the KCTD4 gene encoding BTB/POZ domain-containing protein KCTD4, with protein sequence MERKINRREKEKEYEGKHNSLEDADQGKNCKSTLMTLNVGGYLYITQKQTLTKYPDTFLEGIVNGKILCPFDADGHYFIDRDGLLFRHVLNFLRNGELLLPEGFRENQLLAQEAEFFQLKGLAEEVKSRWEKEQLTPRETTFLEITDNHDRSQGLRIFCNAPDFISKIKSRIVLVSKSRLDGFPEEFSISSNIIQFKYFIKSENGTRLVLKEDNTFVCTLETLKFEAIMMALKCGFRLLTSLDCSKGSIVHSDALHFIK encoded by the coding sequence ATGGAGcgtaaaataaacagaagagaaaaagaaaaggagtatgAAGGGAAACACAACAGCTTGGAAGATGCCGACCAAGGAAAGAACTGCAAATCCACGCTGATGACCCTCAACGTTGGTGGATATTTATACATTACTCAAAAACAAACACTGACCAAGTACCCAGACACTTTCCTTGAAGGTAtagtaaatggaaaaattctcTGCCCGTTTGATGCTGATGGTCATTACTTCATAGACAGGGATGGACTTCTCTTCAGGCATGTCCTAAACTTCCTACGAAATGGAGAACTTCTACTGCCCGAAGGGTTTCGAGAAAATCAACTTCTTGCACAAGAAGCAGAATTCTTTCAGCTCAAGGGACTGGCGGAGGAAGTGAAATCCAGGTGGGAAAAAGAACAGCTAACACCCAGAGAGACTACTTTCTTGGAAATAACAGATAACCATGATCGCTCACAAGGACTGAGAATTTTCTGTAATGCTCCTGATttcatatcaaaaataaaatctcgCATTGTTCTGGTGTCCAAAAGCAGGCTGGATGGATTTCCAGAGGAGTTTTCAATATCATCAAATATCATTCAATTTAAATACTTCATAAAGTCTGAAAATGGCACTCGACTTGTACTAAAGGAAGACAACACCTTTGTCTGTACCTTGGAAACTCTTAAGTTTGAGGCTATAATGATGGCCTTAAAGTGTGGTTTTAGACTGCTGACCAGCCTGGATTGTTCCAAAGGGTCAATTGTTCACAGTGATGCACTTCATTTTATCAAGTAA